Within Geminocystis sp. M7585_C2015_104, the genomic segment TACACCATGCCGCCCCCTTCGCCACCTCCCCCTCCCCCTCATGCCAATGCCAAAACTTCTGGGAATGCCCACTCTTCCAATCCCTCTCCTCCCCCTCCCCATTCCAATTCCAATTCCAATTCCAATTCCAATTCCAATTTTCCCCCTCCTTTTCCCCAGCCTACATCCCCCGGTGGCAATGGCGTTGTAACACGGTCCAATTTTTCCTCAACTTTTTCCCCTTCCAATCCTTCCCCTTCAATTCCCCGTCGAATACCTCAGCCAAAACCTCCTAGACTAGCCAAAGTACCTATTCTTAATCCCCCCAGGGAGGATACTCTCTTTTTTTCCACTACCAATTCCTCTTACCCCACCAAAACCGCTTTTAATTCCCAGTCTAATTCTGGGATGGGTGCGGAGGCGGTGGGGAATAACACTTTGGTGGGGATAGTGCACTTGCCTGATAATAGTAGTGTTGCCCTGTTTAAAATCAATGATATAACCGAGAGGGTTTCTGTGGGGGAGGAAATTGGTAATACTGGCTGGGTTTTGACGGGGGTTGATGGCAAAAAGGCGTTGATTAGTCGTCAGAATCAGTTTAAATCTCTCCTAGTAGGTGAGAGTTTTTAGCTTTATTTTGGAGGTTAATCTTATGGGTATTCTTGATGATTTTCTCAACTTTTTGGAAAATAGCATTGAGGATTTTCTCCAAAAAAATCCCGAGTTGAACCTGAATATTCTTGCCCAGGAAATTAAACAGGAGAAAAGGGATACCCTCGAGTTAATCTCTCAGTTGGAAAACCAGGAAAAGCAGGTGGAATCCCAAATCTTAGCCACTGCTGAAGACATAAAGAAATGGGCACAAAGGGAGGAAAAAGCCAGAAATCTTCAGCGATATGATCTTGCACAAGACGCTGCGCAAGTAAAATATCAGCTGTTAGAAAAAGGCAGCTATCTCTGGCAAGAAATGACAAAATTAAAGGAAAAAATAGCTGAAAGTAAGAGAAAATTGGCATCCCTTGAAAAAAAAGAAATGGAAGTAAACCTAAAGTTGGAAGAAATAAGAAGGGAAAAGGCGAGAGAAACTGGTGTTTTTTATGAGAGAAAAGTGGAGGGGAAAAGTTACCATGATATAGAGCAAAAGTTCAGAAATTGGGAGATAGAAATGGAGTTGGAGGAAATGAAGAAGAAAATGGGGGGTTAAGAGGGGAATTTGATTTCCCCCCAGGAGAGGGTTTGTTGAAGGGCTTTTACATCCTTTTCTCGGGCCGCCTTTCTAAGTCTCTGTACCATCAGAGCATGGGCAATAGCTTCTTCTCTGCTGCGGGAACTGGTTTCAAAACACTTTTCTAAGGCCTTATAAATGCCAACACGACGCACTTTAGTATAGTATTGTCTTTCTATGTCTAATAGGCGAGTAACCAACTCTAGACGCATGGCGTCATCCCCGCATATTTCTTCTAAAAGTTGCCATTCTTCTCGCCCTAAAAGGGGTTTATCAACTCGTCCGTAGACGGTGGGATAGGGGAATTTTTCGCCGGTTACTTCTTCATAAATAAAGGGTAAACTGTCGTCAAATTCATGCTTTTCTTCCAGCCAAATGCGACGAATTTCATGTAATTCTTCCATGGAAATTAACTGGACATCGCGGTATTCTGGGGGCGCATTTTTGCGAATGCTAACCTGAGCCTCCAGGAGTTTCCTTAACCAGTATTCTCGCCATTTTTTCAGGTAGGGGCCAGGGATGGGTTCAATGGAAATTTGGCCATTTTCCAGGCGGCGTTCATACAATTCCACCTTACCATTAAGACGACGAAAATCCCGTTTATCTCTATCGTCAACAGCATCTAATTCGTTGCGCAGCTCCAAAAGAGGCTGCAACCATTTCTTCTCCTCGTCATTTTGAATCATGGCCTCCATGGATTTATCTCTGCTTACCATGGTGCACACCCAGCAGCCAAAACGGGAGTCGCCACAGGAGGGGGTTTGGGTATCCAGTACGAGGGGGCACTCATTGTCGGCGGTGGCGCCGCGATACAGGGCAAACAAGTCCTGATTGTCGCCACCCCAGGGGTTGGGATATTGGAGGAGATAAAACCAGACGTCAGAGGTTTGCCAATCCTCGATGGGGGTGTAGATGTAGGAGTTGGGGAAACGGGAGTGAATGTTCAATCTGGCTTGAATTCTCTCAAGACGGGCATGTTTTTCCATATTGATGGCCCGGCTAATACTCTCTGCCTTGCGGGTGCCCAGGACAAGTATAATTTCCCCGTGACGACG encodes:
- a CDS encoding TIGR04376 family protein, which gives rise to MGILDDFLNFLENSIEDFLQKNPELNLNILAQEIKQEKRDTLELISQLENQEKQVESQILATAEDIKKWAQREEKARNLQRYDLAQDAAQVKYQLLEKGSYLWQEMTKLKEKIAESKRKLASLEKKEMEVNLKLEEIRREKARETGVFYERKVEGKSYHDIEQKFRNWEIEMELEEMKKKMGG
- the dndC gene encoding DNA phosphorothioation system sulfurtransferase DndC, which encodes MTNQQLSLFANPRPAAELVEEIEALTAEIQQLYCQDHLPWIIGYSGGKDSSCVLQLVWNAIFQLPPPKRHKKVYVITTDTRVENPIVASWVKSRIAKLQEAATQHNMPFEAHLLYPEVKDSFWVCLIGKGYPAPRRGFRWCTDRLKIQPADNFIRKTLRRHGEIILVLGTRKAESISRAINMEKHARLERIQARLNIHSRFPNSYIYTPIEDWQTSDVWFYLLQYPNPWGGDNQDLFALYRGATADNECPLVLDTQTPSCGDSRFGCWVCTMVSRDKSMEAMIQNDEEKKWLQPLLELRNELDAVDDRDKRDFRRLNGKVELYERRLENGQISIEPIPGPYLKKWREYWLRKLLEAQVSIRKNAPPEYRDVQLISMEELHEIRRIWLEEKHEFDDSLPFIYEEVTGEKFPYPTVYGRVDKPLLGREEWQLLEEICGDDAMRLELVTRLLDIERQYYTKVRRVGIYKALEKCFETSSRSREEAIAHALMVQRLRKAAREKDVKALQQTLSWGEIKFPS